A portion of the Chromobacterium sp. IIBBL 290-4 genome contains these proteins:
- a CDS encoding flagellar basal body rod protein FlgF, which yields MDALIYTAMSGADRLLKSQQIHANNLANAETGGFRADIDAAVSQQVPGYGYDARLLSKNAPTVLDTRNGTVVETGRELDVALQGDGFLAIAAPDGSEAYTRSGAMTVAADGTLTVNNHPVLGDGGPIRLPEGYLKVALAADGMVSVLNPGDVEMQQVDKLKLVKPDARELAKSPEGLIVARQGGSLAADDSVRVQSGHLERSNVSAVEEMVSVMALNRNFEMQMKLFNAASDMNEAGNRLVRG from the coding sequence ATGGACGCGCTGATCTATACCGCGATGAGCGGCGCCGACCGTCTGCTCAAATCGCAGCAGATTCACGCCAACAACCTGGCCAATGCCGAAACCGGCGGCTTCCGCGCCGACATCGACGCCGCCGTCAGCCAGCAGGTGCCGGGCTACGGCTACGACGCGCGCTTGCTGAGCAAGAACGCGCCGACGGTGCTGGACACCCGCAACGGCACCGTGGTGGAAACCGGCCGCGAGCTGGATGTCGCGCTGCAGGGCGACGGTTTTCTCGCCATCGCCGCGCCGGACGGTTCCGAGGCCTATACCCGCTCCGGCGCCATGACCGTGGCCGCCGACGGCACGCTGACGGTCAACAACCACCCGGTGCTGGGCGACGGCGGCCCCATCCGCCTGCCCGAGGGCTATCTCAAAGTGGCGCTGGCGGCCGACGGCATGGTGTCGGTGCTCAATCCCGGCGATGTCGAAATGCAGCAGGTGGACAAGCTCAAGCTGGTGAAGCCCGACGCGCGCGAACTGGCCAAGAGCCCCGAGGGGCTGATCGTGGCCCGCCAGGGCGGCAGCCTGGCGGCCGACGACAGCGTGCGGGTGCAAAGCGGCCATCTGGAGCGCAGCAATGTCTCTGCGGTGGAGGAGATGGTGTCGGTGATGGCGCTCAACCGCAATTTTGAAATGCAGATGAAACTGTTCAACGCCGCCAGCGATATGAACGAGGCGGGCAACCGCCTGGTGCGCGGCTGA
- the flgG gene encoding flagellar basal-body rod protein FlgG codes for MNPALWISKTGIQAQDARLTAIANNLANVNTTGFKRDRMVFEDLFYQVDKQPGSKVDDNNVSPSGVQLGNGTRLVGSQKVFTEGNLTTTGQSLDLAIVGQGFLQVKMSNGETGYTRAGQLQPGPNGQLVNAQGLPLEPEITIPPTATKVSISETGVVSVTESGGGAPTTIGQITLANFINPTGLLALGDNLFQETAASGNPTTGNPGSDALGKLKQGSLEGSNVQVVEEMVDMIAAQRTYEMNTKVLTAADNMLQQLGQSVR; via the coding sequence ATGAATCCGGCTCTGTGGATCAGCAAAACCGGCATTCAGGCGCAAGACGCGCGCCTGACGGCCATCGCCAACAACCTGGCCAACGTCAACACCACCGGCTTCAAGCGCGACCGCATGGTGTTCGAGGACTTGTTCTACCAAGTGGACAAGCAGCCAGGCAGCAAGGTGGACGACAATAATGTTTCGCCGTCCGGCGTGCAGCTGGGCAACGGCACCCGGCTGGTGGGCAGCCAGAAGGTGTTCACCGAGGGCAATCTCACCACTACCGGCCAGTCGCTGGACCTGGCCATTGTCGGCCAGGGCTTTCTGCAAGTGAAAATGAGCAACGGCGAAACCGGTTACACCCGCGCCGGCCAGTTGCAGCCGGGCCCCAACGGCCAGCTGGTCAACGCCCAGGGCCTGCCGCTGGAGCCGGAAATCACCATTCCGCCCACTGCGACCAAGGTCTCCATCAGCGAAACCGGCGTGGTGTCGGTGACCGAGAGCGGCGGCGGCGCGCCCACCACTATCGGGCAGATCACCTTGGCCAACTTCATCAACCCCACCGGCTTGCTGGCGCTGGGCGACAACCTGTTCCAGGAAACCGCCGCCAGCGGCAACCCCACTACCGGCAATCCGGGCAGCGACGCGCTGGGCAAGCTCAAGCAGGGCAGCCTGGAAGGCTCCAATGTGCAGGTGGTGGAAGAAATGGTGGACATGATCGCGGCGCAGCGCACTTACGAGATGAACACCAAGGTGCTGACCGCGGCCGACAATATGCTGCAGCAGCTGGGCCAGTCGGTGCGATGA
- the flgH gene encoding flagellar basal body L-ring protein FlgH: MSAAKLLPALALLAAGCAQIQPPAPEPDPLPELMQQQSQAPRGGGVFTPAGVQALTSDSRAFRPGDILTVTLEETTQASKQAGTSFGKKAGAKVAPSLIGNTTFNAQLGIDANRDFNGSSTSTQQNALAGSLTVVVHRVLANGLLQVKGEKQLAINQGEEMLKLTGYVRVEDIDTDNRVSSQRIANARIGYTGSGALADANAPGWLMRFFSSPWMPF; this comes from the coding sequence ATGAGCGCGGCCAAGCTTCTTCCTGCGCTGGCTTTGTTGGCGGCGGGCTGCGCCCAGATCCAGCCCCCTGCGCCGGAGCCGGACCCGCTGCCGGAACTGATGCAGCAGCAAAGCCAGGCGCCGCGCGGCGGCGGCGTGTTCACGCCGGCCGGCGTGCAGGCGCTGACTTCGGACAGCCGCGCCTTCCGTCCCGGCGATATTTTGACGGTGACGCTGGAAGAAACCACCCAGGCCAGCAAGCAGGCCGGCACCAGCTTCGGCAAGAAGGCCGGTGCCAAAGTGGCCCCGTCGCTGATCGGCAACACCACTTTCAATGCCCAGCTGGGCATAGACGCCAATCGCGACTTCAACGGCTCATCCACCTCCACCCAGCAAAACGCGCTGGCCGGCTCGCTGACCGTGGTGGTGCATCGGGTGCTGGCTAACGGCCTGCTGCAAGTGAAGGGCGAGAAGCAGCTGGCGATCAATCAGGGCGAGGAAATGCTCAAGCTCACCGGCTATGTGCGGGTGGAAGACATCGACACCGACAATCGCGTGTCCTCGCAGCGCATCGCCAACGCGCGCATCGGCTACACCGGCAGCGGCGCGCTGGCCGACGCCAATGCCCCCGGCTGGCTGATGCGCTTTTTCAGCAGTCCATGGATGCCGTTCTAG
- a CDS encoding flagellar basal body P-ring protein FlgI, with product MRFNSIQRLIAAACLAVLSFAAAAQPLRQLVNVEGIRDNQLIGYGIVVGLDGTGDNSQVKFSGQSVANMLKQFGLKMPEKTDTRVKNVAAVMVSASLPPGYSRGQTIDVTVSSLGDAKSLRGGTLLLTQLKAANGEVYALAQGSVVVGGVSAQGKSGSSVTINTPTAGRIPNGGSIEREIPSDFEQGDSIRLSLRRPSFETATNVVGAINRSYGKIASTRNATTIEVRAPLDPTERVAFVARLEKLNVSVGPEIPRVVFNSRTGTVVISEGVTVRPAAVSHGSLRVVISETSQVSQPGPFSNGDTKVVPNSNVDVQQGKGQMFKWPAGASLRAIIDAVNRTGASPDDVMAILQALDQAGAIDGELIVI from the coding sequence ATGAGATTCAACTCGATTCAACGCTTGATCGCCGCCGCCTGCCTGGCGGTTTTGTCGTTTGCGGCCGCCGCCCAGCCGCTGCGCCAGCTGGTCAATGTGGAAGGCATACGCGACAACCAATTGATAGGCTACGGCATTGTGGTGGGTCTGGATGGCACCGGCGACAACTCGCAGGTGAAATTTTCCGGCCAGTCCGTCGCCAATATGCTCAAGCAGTTCGGCCTGAAGATGCCGGAGAAGACCGACACCCGCGTCAAGAATGTGGCGGCGGTGATGGTCAGCGCCAGCCTGCCGCCTGGCTACAGCCGCGGCCAGACCATAGACGTGACGGTGTCGTCGCTGGGCGACGCCAAAAGCCTGCGCGGCGGCACGCTACTGCTCACCCAGCTGAAAGCGGCCAACGGCGAAGTGTACGCGTTGGCCCAGGGCAGCGTGGTGGTGGGCGGCGTCTCGGCTCAGGGCAAGAGCGGCTCCAGCGTCACCATCAACACGCCGACGGCCGGGCGCATTCCCAACGGCGGCAGCATAGAGCGCGAAATTCCCAGCGATTTCGAGCAGGGCGACAGCATACGCCTCAGCCTGCGGCGGCCCAGTTTCGAAACCGCCACCAATGTGGTGGGCGCCATCAACCGCAGCTACGGCAAGATCGCCAGCACCCGCAACGCCACCACCATCGAGGTGAGGGCGCCGCTGGACCCGACCGAGCGGGTGGCCTTTGTCGCCCGGCTGGAAAAGCTCAATGTCAGCGTCGGGCCGGAAATTCCGCGCGTGGTGTTCAATTCGCGCACCGGCACCGTGGTGATCAGCGAAGGCGTCACCGTGCGCCCGGCGGCCGTTTCGCACGGCAGCTTGCGAGTGGTGATTTCCGAAACCTCGCAGGTCAGCCAGCCGGGGCCGTTCAGCAATGGCGATACCAAGGTGGTGCCTAACTCGAATGTGGATGTGCAGCAGGGCAAGGGCCAGATGTTCAAGTGGCCGGCCGGCGCCAGCCTGCGCGCCATCATCGACGCGGTGAACCGCACCGGCGCGTCGCCGGACGACGTGATGGCCATCTTGCAGGCGTTGGATCAGGCCGGGGCCATCGATGGCGAGTTGATTGTTATTTAA
- a CDS encoding rod-binding protein, with the protein MLNNDLQSRNDSPAFEGAVAPASAEYRQKAQKAAEMFEAQFIREMFKQMRKTTREVAGEDSVFAKSVNGDMLDLADGALADQLASRQTFGIARVILNQLLPRDGNIPVKTLDAAVAQVEQGRAAGQGLSAFSAPMFPLNK; encoded by the coding sequence GTGCTGAACAACGACTTGCAGTCCCGCAACGATAGCCCGGCTTTCGAGGGCGCGGTGGCGCCGGCCAGCGCCGAATACCGCCAGAAGGCCCAGAAGGCGGCTGAGATGTTCGAGGCCCAGTTCATCCGCGAGATGTTCAAGCAGATGCGCAAAACCACGCGCGAAGTGGCGGGCGAGGACAGCGTGTTCGCCAAGTCGGTCAACGGCGACATGCTCGACCTGGCCGACGGCGCGCTGGCCGACCAGCTGGCCTCGCGGCAGACCTTCGGCATCGCGCGGGTGATCCTGAACCAGCTGCTGCCGCGCGATGGCAATATTCCCGTTAAGACGCTGGACGCCGCCGTCGCCCAAGTAGAGCAGGGGCGCGCCGCCGGACAAGGCTTGTCGGCTTTCTCCGCCCCGATGTTTCCCTTGAATAAGTGA
- the flgK gene encoding flagellar hook-associated protein FlgK: protein MRMINNALTGTQAAQVALNTASQNIANLKTPGYSRQGVVFATQLPGTGDPNSAGYGVNVAEVRRFSDDYKNLLQWQAGSQLGEQSAARPYFSQLEQVMGSQGSSLSVGFDKFFAALNAASLDSNTMRDQVVREAGALAQRFNNLHGVLTSQLAAIAEQRNATLTQMNSAAANLGKLNEKLIAARAQGINTSGLEDERDRQIDQLASLVEVRVVAQPDGGKNVTLTNGLPLVAGDSVATLSSETQPDGSQQLKLAFGTEKYTMQGGQLGGQLGGLNQFETDMLRPVIDQVRTLAGELANKVNTQLAKGFDMKGQPGKPLFVFDAGAAHGLLQTTGLQAADLGFSGDKDKPGNNDNLQQLIALKQQTLPLAGIGQVTLGDAYSQMIGHLAIASQQNKSALDTSGVIRAEAEKNWQSSAGVNRDEEAVNLIEFQKMFQANMKVISVANQLFESTLAIL, encoded by the coding sequence ATGCGCATGATCAATAACGCGCTGACCGGAACGCAGGCCGCCCAGGTCGCGCTCAACACGGCCAGCCAGAATATCGCCAACCTGAAAACGCCGGGCTATTCGCGCCAGGGCGTGGTGTTCGCCACCCAATTGCCGGGAACCGGCGATCCCAACAGCGCCGGCTATGGCGTCAACGTGGCCGAGGTGCGCCGCTTCAGCGACGACTACAAGAACCTGCTGCAATGGCAGGCCGGGTCGCAACTGGGCGAGCAGTCGGCGGCGCGTCCGTATTTCAGCCAGCTGGAACAGGTGATGGGCAGCCAGGGCTCCAGCTTGTCGGTGGGTTTCGACAAGTTCTTCGCCGCGCTCAACGCTGCCAGCCTGGATTCCAACACCATGCGCGACCAGGTGGTGCGCGAGGCCGGCGCGCTGGCGCAGCGCTTCAACAATCTGCATGGCGTGCTCACCTCGCAGCTGGCGGCCATCGCCGAGCAGCGCAACGCCACGCTGACGCAGATGAACAGCGCGGCGGCCAATCTCGGCAAGCTCAATGAGAAGCTGATCGCCGCCCGCGCCCAGGGCATCAATACTTCCGGCCTTGAGGACGAGCGCGACCGCCAGATCGACCAACTGGCCTCCTTGGTCGAGGTGCGCGTCGTGGCGCAGCCGGATGGCGGCAAGAATGTGACGCTGACCAACGGCCTGCCGCTGGTGGCGGGCGACAGCGTGGCCACGCTGTCGAGCGAAACGCAGCCGGACGGCAGCCAGCAGCTGAAGCTGGCCTTCGGCACCGAAAAGTACACCATGCAAGGCGGCCAGCTGGGCGGCCAGCTGGGCGGGCTCAACCAGTTCGAAACCGATATGCTGCGCCCGGTCATCGATCAAGTGCGGACGCTGGCCGGCGAGCTGGCGAACAAGGTCAATACGCAGCTGGCCAAGGGCTTCGATATGAAGGGCCAGCCGGGCAAGCCTTTGTTCGTGTTCGACGCCGGCGCGGCGCACGGCCTGCTGCAGACCACGGGCCTGCAGGCGGCCGATCTGGGATTTTCAGGCGACAAGGACAAGCCGGGCAATAACGACAATCTGCAGCAATTGATCGCTCTCAAGCAGCAGACGCTGCCGCTGGCCGGCATCGGCCAGGTGACGCTGGGCGACGCGTATTCGCAGATGATCGGCCACCTGGCCATCGCCAGCCAGCAAAACAAATCCGCGCTGGACACCTCCGGCGTGATCCGCGCCGAAGCGGAAAAAAACTGGCAGAGCAGCGCCGGCGTCAATCGCGACGAAGAGGCGGTGAACCTGATCGAATTCCAGAAAATGTTCCAGGCCAATATGAAAGTGATTTCGGTGGCCAACCAGCTGTTTGAAAGCACGTTGGCCATCCTGTAA
- the flgL gene encoding flagellar hook-associated protein FlgL has product MRISSNQYQSVVLLAMQNSSAGMSELLQKMSSGKSMLAPSENPIASVRLLRLQREEASLAQYRDNIGALKSQLSKNETLLDGVSANLRDARDLLVAAANQPPAEDIKAMAAPLISLRDSILYAANTQDSEGRYLFSGSAVNSQSIVYDAKQPEGSRYRFNGNQDKQLMTVGEGVTQASNVTVEALAPLLNQLDKAIAAMQDPKLDSKDPAVGATFRGVMDGVDAALSNVSGTISELGGAQNVLKTLDGNHDSVSLANQQSMLELGSLDYGTAFMDMNTMSMALQASQKAYGKVSQLTLFDVI; this is encoded by the coding sequence ATGCGCATCTCCAGCAATCAGTATCAGTCCGTGGTTCTGCTCGCCATGCAGAACAGCAGCGCCGGCATGTCCGAGCTGCTGCAGAAAATGTCCAGCGGCAAGAGCATGCTGGCGCCGTCGGAAAACCCGATCGCCAGCGTGCGCCTGCTGCGCCTGCAACGCGAAGAGGCGTCCTTGGCGCAGTACCGCGACAATATCGGCGCGCTCAAGTCGCAGCTGAGCAAAAACGAAACCCTGCTCGACGGCGTCAGCGCCAATCTGCGCGATGCGCGCGACCTGCTGGTGGCCGCGGCCAACCAGCCGCCGGCCGAGGACATCAAGGCCATGGCCGCGCCGCTGATCAGCCTGCGCGACAGCATTCTGTACGCGGCCAACACCCAGGACAGCGAAGGCCGCTATCTGTTTTCCGGCAGCGCGGTGAACAGCCAGTCCATTGTTTACGACGCCAAGCAGCCGGAAGGCAGCCGCTACCGTTTCAACGGCAATCAGGATAAGCAGCTGATGACAGTGGGCGAAGGCGTGACCCAGGCATCCAATGTGACCGTGGAGGCGCTGGCCCCGCTGCTCAATCAGCTGGACAAGGCCATCGCGGCCATGCAGGACCCCAAGCTGGACAGCAAGGATCCCGCCGTCGGCGCGACCTTCCGCGGCGTGATGGACGGCGTGGACGCGGCGCTGAGCAATGTCAGCGGCACCATTTCCGAGCTGGGCGGCGCGCAGAACGTGCTGAAGACGCTGGACGGCAATCATGACAGCGTCAGCCTGGCCAATCAGCAGAGCATGCTGGAATTGGGCAGCCTGGATTACGGCACCGCCTTCATGGACATGAACACCATGTCCATGGCGCTGCAGGCCAGCCAGAAAGCCTATGGCAAGGTCAGCCAGCTGACCTTGTTCGATGTGATCTGA
- a CDS encoding phospholipase D-like domain-containing protein, with protein MLRRCWPLALMLSASLAHAEFAIPGFELVHTAPQHAGIDTPDLRDPATVWSELFASAKREIVLEQFYVAGQDGSKLEQVMDSLAAAGRRGVKIRFLMEKKGMFASEPATIEKLKRTPNLEYRQLDYNQLTGNGIIHAKFIVVDGQTAYVGSQNFDWRSLQHIHETGLKVADAAMAGKMQAIFEQDWAAQAALAAGAKAPPLRKAEQKADLSQPAVLLASPNAYNPDGVGDSEEALPRLMAEAKQEVRVQLLDYVPLSYGKPRNYYPLFDNAIRSALARGVKVKLMVSDWNLEAPGVDYLKSLAVLPGMELRVVTVPRDGACIPFARVIHTKTMTIDGKIAWVGTSNWSGGYLDKSRNLEVVLRNETMAQRIAALHEQTWSTPMAAPIDVNRHYQAPDKSCRQPS; from the coding sequence ATGCTGCGCCGCTGCTGGCCTTTAGCCCTGATGTTGTCCGCCTCTTTGGCCCATGCTGAGTTCGCCATTCCCGGCTTCGAGCTGGTGCACACCGCGCCGCAGCATGCCGGCATCGACACGCCGGATCTGCGCGATCCGGCCACGGTATGGAGCGAGCTGTTTGCCTCGGCCAAGCGCGAGATCGTGCTGGAGCAGTTCTATGTGGCGGGGCAAGACGGCAGTAAGCTGGAGCAGGTGATGGACAGCCTGGCGGCGGCGGGACGGCGCGGGGTGAAAATCCGCTTTTTGATGGAGAAGAAAGGCATGTTCGCCAGCGAGCCGGCCACCATCGAAAAACTGAAGCGGACGCCTAATCTGGAATATCGCCAGCTCGACTACAACCAGCTGACCGGCAACGGCATCATCCACGCCAAATTCATCGTGGTGGACGGCCAGACGGCCTATGTCGGCAGCCAGAATTTCGACTGGCGCTCCTTGCAGCACATCCATGAAACTGGCCTGAAAGTGGCGGACGCCGCGATGGCCGGCAAGATGCAGGCCATTTTCGAGCAGGATTGGGCCGCCCAGGCTGCGCTGGCCGCCGGCGCCAAGGCGCCTCCCTTGCGCAAGGCTGAGCAAAAGGCCGATCTGTCGCAGCCCGCCGTGCTGTTGGCCAGCCCCAACGCCTACAACCCCGATGGCGTCGGCGATTCGGAAGAGGCGCTGCCGCGGCTGATGGCCGAGGCCAAGCAAGAGGTGCGGGTGCAATTGCTGGATTATGTGCCGCTGAGCTATGGCAAGCCGCGCAACTACTATCCGCTGTTCGACAACGCCATCCGCTCGGCTCTGGCGCGCGGCGTGAAGGTCAAGCTGATGGTGTCGGACTGGAATCTGGAGGCGCCCGGCGTCGACTACCTGAAAAGCCTGGCCGTGCTGCCCGGCATGGAGCTGCGGGTGGTTACTGTGCCGCGCGACGGCGCCTGCATTCCCTTCGCCCGCGTGATCCACACCAAGACCATGACCATAGACGGCAAGATCGCCTGGGTGGGCACCAGCAATTGGAGCGGCGGATATCTGGACAAATCGCGCAATCTGGAAGTGGTGCTGCGCAATGAAACAATGGCGCAGCGCATCGCCGCGCTGCACGAGCAGACCTGGTCGACGCCCATGGCCGCGCCCATAGACGTGAATCGCCATTATCAAGCGCCGGACAAGAGTTGCCGTCAGCCAAGCTGA
- the asnB gene encoding asparagine synthase (glutamine-hydrolyzing), with protein MCGIAGWVSYQRDLLGERELAERMTRTMRRRGPDDEGVWLDKHAALGHRRLAIIDLEGGRQPMLAEEDGRTLACLVYTGEVYNFLELRRELQGLGHVFRTRSDTEVVLKAYLQWGEDLTVRLNGMYAFALWDSRREQLFLIRDRMGVKPLYYYPTADGVLFGSEPKAILAHPEARRRVSAAGLRELFENVKTPEAAVFDGMYEVRPGQVVMVDRSGVHKRRYWQLQAREHTDSLDTTIRTVRELLDDIVSRQIIADVPLCTLLSGGLDSSAITSLAARKLAVQGLGPVRSFSVDFVPNGVAFVADHLRGSPDAPFVRDLAAFAGTNHEEILLDSGAMADPELRNAVLEALDLPPANWGDMWPSLYKLFEAVRTRSTVALSGESADEVFGGYRWFHDAEVVANDDFPWLHRSIASYFDGKSLFDAAWLAKLELPAFRRDSYAEALAESPRLASDSPQERRMREIGYLHLTRFVQTLLDRKDRMSMAVGLEVRVPFCDHRLVEYVFNAPWSMKTFDGREKSLLRAACRDALPDSIAQRVKSPYPATQDPAYERSLRTALRAVLDDAASPVLPLLDLGAARALLDRPFGRISAAPERAGLEMALGLDAWLRRYKVDLTD; from the coding sequence ATGTGCGGCATAGCAGGATGGGTGAGTTACCAGCGCGACTTGCTTGGCGAGCGCGAACTGGCGGAGCGGATGACGCGGACGATGCGCCGGCGCGGACCTGACGACGAGGGCGTTTGGCTGGACAAGCATGCGGCCCTGGGGCACAGGCGGCTGGCCATCATTGACCTGGAAGGCGGACGCCAGCCTATGCTGGCCGAGGAGGATGGCAGGACGCTGGCCTGTCTGGTTTACACCGGCGAGGTATACAACTTTCTGGAGCTGCGGCGCGAATTGCAGGGGCTGGGCCATGTGTTCCGCACCCGCAGCGACACCGAGGTGGTGCTCAAGGCCTACCTGCAATGGGGCGAAGATCTCACCGTGCGTCTGAACGGCATGTATGCCTTCGCCTTGTGGGATAGCCGGCGCGAACAGTTGTTTCTGATCCGCGACCGGATGGGGGTCAAGCCGCTGTACTACTATCCGACGGCGGATGGGGTGCTGTTCGGCTCCGAACCCAAGGCTATCCTGGCTCACCCTGAAGCCCGCCGCCGGGTGAGCGCGGCGGGGCTGCGCGAGCTGTTCGAAAATGTGAAGACCCCGGAGGCCGCCGTGTTCGACGGCATGTATGAGGTGAGGCCGGGCCAGGTGGTCATGGTGGATAGGTCCGGGGTGCATAAGCGCCGCTATTGGCAGTTGCAGGCGCGCGAGCATACCGACAGTCTGGACACCACCATACGCACCGTGCGCGAGCTGCTGGATGATATCGTCTCCCGGCAGATCATCGCCGATGTGCCGCTCTGCACGCTGTTGTCCGGCGGCTTGGATTCATCGGCGATCACCTCGCTCGCCGCGCGCAAGCTGGCGGTCCAGGGCCTGGGGCCGGTGCGCTCCTTCTCCGTGGACTTCGTCCCGAATGGCGTGGCCTTTGTCGCCGATCATCTGCGCGGTTCGCCTGACGCGCCCTTTGTGCGGGATCTGGCGGCCTTCGCCGGCACCAATCATGAGGAGATTCTTTTGGACAGCGGGGCGATGGCGGATCCGGAACTGCGGAACGCGGTGCTGGAGGCCTTGGACCTGCCGCCCGCCAACTGGGGCGATATGTGGCCCTCGCTGTATAAATTGTTCGAGGCGGTGCGAACGCGCTCCACCGTCGCGCTATCCGGCGAGTCCGCGGACGAGGTATTCGGCGGCTATCGCTGGTTTCATGACGCCGAGGTGGTGGCGAACGACGACTTTCCTTGGCTTCACCGCAGCATCGCCAGTTATTTTGACGGCAAATCGCTATTCGACGCCGCCTGGCTCGCCAAGCTGGAGCTGCCAGCCTTCCGCCGCGACAGCTACGCCGAGGCGCTGGCCGAGTCGCCGCGCCTGGCATCCGATTCCCCCCAGGAGCGGCGCATGCGCGAGATCGGCTATCTGCATCTGACGCGCTTCGTCCAGACGCTGCTGGACCGCAAGGACAGGATGAGCATGGCGGTGGGGCTGGAGGTGCGAGTGCCGTTCTGCGATCACCGCCTGGTGGAGTATGTGTTCAACGCGCCGTGGAGCATGAAGACCTTCGACGGCCGCGAGAAGAGCCTGTTGCGCGCCGCCTGCCGGGACGCCTTGCCGGACTCCATAGCCCAGCGAGTGAAGAGCCCCTATCCGGCGACGCAGGACCCCGCTTACGAGCGCAGCTTGCGGACGGCGCTGCGCGCGGTGCTGGATGACGCCGCCTCGCCGGTATTGCCTTTGCTGGATCTGGGCGCGGCGCGGGCTTTGCTGGACCGCCCCTTCGGCCGCATCAGCGCCGCGCCGGAGCGCGCCGGCCTGGAGATGGCCCTGGGGCTGGACGCCTGGCTGCGGCGTTACAAGGTTGACCTGACGGACTGA